A single region of the Oleispira antarctica RB-8 genome encodes:
- a CDS encoding Probable ATP-binding component of ABC transporter — MVLVRLKGVSLAFGNQVLLNKVDLDVNAGERVCVLGRNGEGKSTLLKILNKEVTPDEGMVQHSDTIRIAALQQELPVTDPQTVYEVVASGLGDLGKTISAYHEEILRGAEVDLVKLERLQHVIEANDGWLWQQKVDSILDRLDLPGDAAFDSMSGGWQRRVMLAQALVSEPDLLILDEPTNHMDIATIRWLEEQLVQFKGTLLFISHDRAFVQALSTRIIELDRGSIYSWKGTYQGFLEHQEHRLAAEEVQNALFDKRLAEEEVWIRQGVKARRTRNEGRVERLKEMRNQRSDRRERQGSVSLSMNSTESSGKNVFELENVSFGFDIANGLRKEIVRDFTSVVMRGDRIGLVGPNGAGKSTVMKLLLEKIKPEAGTIKVGTKLDVAYFDQSRSLLDLEKSVAENVGDGKDEVEVDGRSRHILGYLGDFLFEPARARTPVKSLSGGERNRVLLAKLFLKPCNLLIMDEPTNDLDVETLELLEEKLVEYDATLLLVSHDRAFLDNVVTQLWVFDGNGNIDEQVGGYSEWETRNKETKAKLDASVKSGAKKAKAPSQSKSAKAKPAVVEAKAPAKKLSYKLQLELDELPKKIEALEAKQAELGTETGSADFYQKDNDYVTAKLDELQAIEKQLEGLEERWLELEEMAG; from the coding sequence ATGGTTTTGGTTCGATTAAAAGGCGTTTCTTTAGCATTTGGTAATCAAGTTTTACTGAATAAAGTAGATCTTGATGTTAATGCTGGCGAACGTGTGTGTGTGCTTGGGCGTAACGGTGAAGGTAAGTCGACCTTATTAAAAATCCTTAATAAAGAAGTAACCCCTGACGAAGGCATGGTGCAGCACAGTGATACGATTAGAATTGCGGCGTTGCAGCAAGAATTGCCCGTGACCGATCCACAGACTGTTTATGAAGTTGTGGCGTCGGGCTTAGGTGATTTAGGCAAGACGATTTCTGCTTATCATGAAGAGATATTAAGAGGTGCTGAAGTTGATCTAGTTAAGCTTGAGCGCCTGCAGCATGTGATTGAAGCCAATGACGGTTGGTTATGGCAGCAAAAAGTAGATTCAATTTTAGACCGCTTAGACTTACCTGGCGACGCCGCGTTTGATTCTATGTCGGGCGGTTGGCAGCGTCGTGTGATGCTGGCCCAGGCTTTGGTATCTGAGCCTGACCTGTTGATTCTTGATGAGCCAACCAACCATATGGACATTGCGACGATTCGTTGGTTAGAAGAACAGCTCGTGCAATTTAAAGGCACGTTGCTATTTATCAGTCACGACCGTGCATTCGTACAAGCATTATCAACCCGCATTATAGAACTTGATCGTGGCAGTATTTATTCTTGGAAGGGCACTTATCAGGGCTTCCTTGAGCATCAAGAGCATCGCCTTGCTGCAGAAGAAGTACAAAACGCATTATTTGATAAGCGTTTAGCGGAAGAAGAGGTATGGATTCGCCAGGGTGTTAAGGCCCGTCGTACCCGTAACGAAGGCCGTGTTGAGCGTTTAAAAGAAATGCGTAATCAGCGCAGTGATCGTCGTGAGCGCCAAGGCAGTGTTTCGCTTTCTATGAACTCGACTGAGAGTTCGGGTAAGAATGTATTCGAGCTTGAGAATGTATCGTTTGGTTTCGATATCGCCAATGGCTTGCGTAAAGAAATTGTGCGTGATTTCACCAGTGTTGTCATGCGGGGTGATCGCATTGGTTTGGTAGGCCCGAACGGTGCTGGCAAGAGTACCGTAATGAAGTTGTTATTAGAAAAGATCAAGCCAGAAGCGGGCACGATTAAAGTCGGTACTAAGCTTGATGTTGCTTATTTTGATCAGTCGCGTAGCTTGCTCGATTTAGAAAAATCGGTGGCCGAGAACGTAGGTGACGGTAAAGATGAAGTTGAGGTTGATGGCCGCTCTCGCCACATCCTTGGTTATCTTGGTGATTTCTTATTCGAACCAGCCCGTGCTCGTACTCCGGTTAAGTCTTTATCCGGTGGTGAGCGTAACCGCGTACTATTGGCTAAGTTATTCTTGAAGCCTTGTAACTTGTTGATTATGGATGAGCCGACCAACGACTTGGATGTAGAGACGCTAGAGCTGCTAGAAGAAAAGCTGGTGGAATACGATGCGACCTTGTTATTAGTAAGCCACGATCGTGCTTTCTTAGATAATGTTGTTACCCAGCTTTGGGTCTTCGATGGTAACGGTAATATCGATGAGCAAGTGGGGGGGTATTCTGAGTGGGAAACTCGTAATAAAGAAACCAAGGCGAAGTTAGATGCCTCGGTTAAGTCCGGTGCTAAAAAAGCAAAGGCTCCGTCACAATCAAAAAGTGCTAAAGCAAAGCCTGCCGTAGTTGAGGCCAAGGCGCCTGCAAAAAAGCTCAGTTATAAGCTGCAGCTTGAGTTGGATGAGCTGCCGAAAAAAATAGAAGCCTTGGAAGCTAAGCAAGCTGAGCTAGGTACGGAAACCGGCAGTGCTGATTTTTATCAAAAAGATAATGATTATGTGACGGCTAAACTTGATGAGCTGCAAGCTATCGAAAAGCAATTAGAAGGGCTTGAAGAGCGTTGGTTAGAGCTTGAGGAAATGGCAGGGTGA
- a CDS encoding Flavodoxin/nitric oxide synthase: MAHSNQPASPYILVLYYSRGGTTAKMAQAIAQGVEVISGIEARLRTVPAISANCEATEANIPSEGAVYCTEDDLKFCSGLIMGSPTRFGNMAAPLKYFIDGTSNLWMTGKLVNKPAGVFTATSSLHGGQETTLMSMALPLIHHGMVFCGIPYTESSLVHTETGGTPYGASHWSGTEGQRTLSEHELKLCHAQGKRIATLSLALLAGMNQ; this comes from the coding sequence ATGGCTCATTCTAATCAACCGGCAAGCCCTTACATTCTTGTGCTCTATTACAGCCGCGGCGGCACAACGGCAAAAATGGCCCAAGCGATTGCGCAAGGTGTTGAAGTGATCAGTGGCATAGAAGCCCGCCTGCGTACTGTGCCTGCGATTTCAGCCAACTGCGAAGCAACAGAGGCGAATATTCCTAGTGAAGGCGCTGTGTATTGTACGGAAGATGATCTGAAATTTTGCTCAGGTCTGATCATGGGTAGCCCTACACGCTTTGGCAATATGGCAGCGCCACTGAAATACTTTATCGATGGCACCAGCAATTTATGGATGACGGGTAAACTGGTCAACAAGCCTGCGGGCGTTTTTACCGCCACGTCGAGTTTGCACGGTGGCCAAGAAACGACTCTGATGTCGATGGCACTGCCTCTTATTCATCATGGCATGGTCTTTTGTGGCATTCCTTATACGGAATCTTCTCTGGTTCATACTGAAACTGGGGGAACGCCTTATGGCGCGTCTCACTGGTCGGGCACTGAGGGACAGCGTACTTTATCAGAACATGAGTTAAAGCTTTGCCATGCTCAAGGCAAGCGTATCGCAACTCTTAGCTTAGCGTTGTTAGCAGGTATGAATCAATGA
- a CDS encoding Soluble lytic murein transglycosylase or related regulatory protein — translation MIMRLRKTSPLLLLILAFFSVAVFPLNAHALKQVDPILKQALAEAVADANSFDDEFEAQVWLVDMSARLTRFIKDPQERLTLLRMVHQEATRADLSPELVISVIHVESAFNPYAVSYVGAQGLMQVMPFWKKELGRKDDNLINAAINLRYGCTILKHYLKREKGDWIRALARYNGSLGRTKYPEKVMNFWQKYWFVDHQ, via the coding sequence ATGATAATGCGACTGAGAAAGACCTCGCCATTATTACTGTTAATACTGGCGTTTTTTTCAGTCGCTGTTTTTCCTCTTAACGCTCATGCGTTAAAGCAGGTCGACCCGATTCTAAAACAAGCTTTGGCAGAAGCTGTTGCTGACGCCAACAGTTTTGATGATGAATTTGAAGCGCAAGTTTGGCTGGTTGATATGTCGGCGCGACTAACGCGTTTTATTAAAGATCCGCAAGAGCGTTTAACGTTATTACGTATGGTTCACCAAGAAGCAACCCGAGCCGATTTATCCCCAGAATTAGTTATCTCAGTCATTCACGTTGAAAGTGCTTTTAACCCTTATGCAGTGTCTTATGTCGGCGCTCAAGGTTTAATGCAGGTGATGCCATTTTGGAAAAAAGAGCTAGGGCGTAAAGACGATAATTTAATCAATGCGGCGATTAATTTACGGTATGGCTGCACAATTCTGAAGCATTATTTAAAGCGCGAAAAAGGCGATTGGATTCGAGCCCTCGCGCGTTATAACGGCAGTTTAGGCCGTACCAAGTACCCTGAGAAAGTCATGAATTTTTGGCAAAAATATTGGTTCGTTGATCATCAATAG
- the ampD gene encoding N-acetylmuramyl-L-alanine amidase, negative regulator of AmpC, with translation MLNKDKDGWITNLKVHKEHRPTIEKSPIGTITAIVLHRTGSNNAQSVLNAWKNKPEGTHFLISETGKIFQTASLNKQCWHVGKLYSKCRINSSCEKADAEAIENILHMKNTRWGKKFKLVTRHELKKDYPARFPHNLDSLGIEVVGVISQKSETYETPNKLQLNSLFWLVDELVSLYGLSIKDLYAHGQVAHKDEKKSEGTSALKAYAIHREK, from the coding sequence ATGCTAAATAAAGATAAAGACGGTTGGATTACCAACCTAAAAGTGCATAAAGAGCACAGACCTACTATAGAAAAATCCCCTATAGGTACGATTACCGCTATTGTGCTACATAGGACTGGCTCAAATAATGCTCAATCAGTATTAAATGCTTGGAAGAATAAACCCGAAGGAACTCATTTTCTTATTTCAGAAACAGGTAAAATTTTTCAGACCGCTAGTTTAAATAAGCAGTGCTGGCACGTAGGCAAGCTTTACTCCAAATGCAGAATTAACTCATCATGCGAAAAGGCAGATGCTGAAGCAATAGAAAACATTCTCCATATGAAAAACACTCGATGGGGGAAGAAGTTTAAACTAGTTACTAGACATGAATTAAAAAAAGATTATCCAGCTCGCTTCCCCCACAACTTAGACTCCTTAGGCATTGAAGTTGTCGGCGTAATATCTCAAAAGAGCGAGACTTACGAAACGCCAAACAAACTACAACTAAACTCATTATTTTGGTTAGTCGATGAACTTGTTTCATTATACGGACTAAGCATCAAAGATCTTTATGCTCATGGGCAAGTAGCACATAAAGATGAGAAAAAATCAGAGGGCACATCTGCTTTAAAAGCATATGCTATTCATAGGGAAAAATAA
- a CDS encoding arsenate reductase (glutaredoxin): protein MDVTIYHNPRCSKSRQTLQLLQEQGVEPTIRLYLENSPSLKELKEVINKLGITPRELLRKGEDAYKENQLSNKDLSDDVLIKAMVEFPKLIERPIVIKGDQAKLGRPPEQVLEIL, encoded by the coding sequence ATGGATGTCACTATCTACCACAACCCTCGTTGTTCTAAATCTCGTCAAACGCTGCAGCTTTTGCAAGAGCAAGGAGTAGAGCCTACGATTCGCCTCTATCTTGAAAACAGCCCGAGCTTAAAAGAGTTAAAAGAAGTGATTAACAAGCTGGGAATTACGCCACGCGAGTTATTGCGCAAAGGCGAAGATGCTTACAAAGAAAATCAATTGAGCAATAAAGACCTCAGCGATGATGTATTGATCAAAGCCATGGTGGAGTTTCCTAAACTGATTGAGCGCCCTATAGTGATTAAAGGCGATCAGGCGAAGCTTGGTCGTCCTCCTGAACAAGTATTGGAAATTCTATAA
- a CDS encoding thioredoxin-like protein has product MNAVKYALIIACFFLVACNPLSNTETQTVEANVDKSSGDAALKDIVLNNDIPKDYWAGQWRVINIWAEWCKPCWQEIPELNEFFVTQKNTQIKLLGFNFDELESTELVMLKEKMSIQFPILNQWPEVWTKPDIKGLPATVIISPDNLIIDILWGPQTVASLDKGIADAKGVVENSLKEGDE; this is encoded by the coding sequence ATGAACGCCGTTAAGTATGCTCTGATTATTGCGTGTTTTTTTTTAGTGGCCTGTAATCCGTTGTCTAATACAGAGACTCAAACAGTTGAAGCTAACGTAGATAAATCTTCTGGCGATGCTGCTCTCAAAGACATTGTCCTCAACAATGATATCCCTAAAGATTATTGGGCAGGGCAATGGCGGGTGATTAATATTTGGGCCGAGTGGTGTAAGCCTTGCTGGCAAGAAATTCCAGAATTAAATGAGTTTTTTGTGACACAAAAAAATACCCAGATTAAATTATTGGGCTTTAACTTTGACGAGCTAGAGTCCACTGAACTGGTGATGTTAAAAGAAAAAATGTCGATACAGTTTCCGATCTTAAATCAGTGGCCAGAGGTGTGGACGAAGCCAGACATAAAAGGTCTACCCGCGACGGTGATTATATCCCCTGATAATTTAATAATCGATATTCTATGGGGGCCACAAACGGTTGCTAGCCTAGATAAAGGGATTGCTGATGCGAAGGGGGTTGTTGAAAATAGTTTGAAAGAAGGTGATGAGTAA
- the fadA gene encoding Acetyl-CoA acetyltransferase has product MNYEDNDVVVIDAVRSPMGRSRNGVFRNVRAEDISANLINALFERNPGAKASDVEDVIWGCVNQTLEQGFNVARQISLMTVVPKEAGAQTVNRLCGSAMSAIHTAAQAIQTGNGDVFVVGGVEHMGHVNMQHGFDHNPASSKYSAKASNMMGLTAEMLGKMHGITRAQQDAFAERSHRLAQKATDEGDFKNEIVPMLGHDAAGKQIMVTQDETIRPETTLETLSKLRPAFDPAGGTVTAATSSQITDGAAAMLLMSGKKAKELGLKPRARIKAMAVAGCDAAIMGYGPVPATKKALKRAGLTAADIDFWELNEAFAAQSLPCVKDLGLKDKADEIVNIHGGAIALGHPLGCSGARISTTLINVLEQKDAQFGVSTMCIGMGQGIATVWERLK; this is encoded by the coding sequence ATGAACTACGAAGATAATGATGTAGTTGTAATTGACGCAGTACGTTCACCAATGGGCCGTTCTCGTAACGGTGTATTTCGCAACGTACGTGCTGAAGACATTTCTGCAAATCTAATTAACGCTCTTTTTGAGCGTAACCCTGGCGCTAAAGCATCTGATGTTGAAGATGTGATCTGGGGTTGTGTAAACCAAACTTTGGAACAAGGTTTTAACGTTGCTCGTCAAATATCTTTGATGACAGTTGTTCCTAAAGAAGCGGGCGCACAAACTGTTAACCGTCTATGTGGTTCAGCTATGTCTGCAATCCATACGGCAGCACAAGCGATTCAAACTGGTAACGGCGATGTATTCGTTGTTGGTGGTGTTGAGCACATGGGTCACGTGAATATGCAGCATGGTTTCGATCATAACCCTGCATCTTCTAAGTACTCTGCTAAAGCGTCTAACATGATGGGTCTTACGGCTGAAATGTTAGGCAAAATGCATGGTATTACTCGTGCACAGCAAGATGCTTTTGCTGAACGCTCTCACCGTCTTGCACAAAAAGCGACTGACGAAGGCGATTTCAAAAATGAAATCGTTCCTATGTTGGGTCACGATGCAGCCGGTAAGCAGATTATGGTAACTCAGGATGAAACTATTCGTCCTGAAACGACTCTTGAAACTTTAAGCAAGCTACGTCCAGCTTTTGATCCTGCAGGCGGTACTGTTACGGCAGCTACTTCTTCTCAGATCACTGATGGCGCGGCAGCAATGTTGCTTATGAGCGGCAAGAAAGCTAAAGAGCTAGGCCTTAAGCCTCGTGCGCGTATCAAAGCAATGGCTGTTGCCGGTTGTGATGCTGCGATCATGGGTTACGGTCCAGTTCCTGCTACTAAAAAGGCACTTAAGCGTGCTGGCTTGACTGCAGCCGATATCGATTTCTGGGAATTGAACGAAGCATTCGCTGCTCAGTCTCTTCCTTGTGTTAAAGACCTTGGTCTTAAAGACAAAGCTGACGAAATCGTTAACATCCACGGTGGTGCCATCGCTCTTGGTCACCCACTAGGGTGTTCTGGTGCTCGTATCTCTACTACTTTGATCAACGTTCTTGAGCAGAAAGACGCTCAGTTCGGTGTTTCTACTATGTGTATCGGCATGGGTCAGGGTATTGCAACAGTTTGGGAACGTTTGAAGTAA
- a CDS encoding Possible RND family efflux transporter MFP subunit codes for MTIHLNRGHILALLLVFILAGWIIIGLSSETEEYSNPRPLVMEHGLRKVQVERMQGTLVERSITISGKTAANRSVELKSEIRSKVKAVHKQKGENVKKGDLIVELDARDWPARVEQTKASLRQYALELDSAKKLIKKGLYNKSQLAQAETALANAKADLTNAQINLEASRITAPFDGIVDQRYVELGDYVKENTEIVKILDFSPYLVIGHVAEKDASFINIGDRAEALLVTGDVIKGHIRFIAAEADSQTRTFPIEMEVINPSGSMTSGLTAKLLVAQPKQFAHEISPALLILNNQGHLGIKGITPDNKVIFHSINILKAESTGIWITGLEEETQIITVGQGFVDYGEEVTPVYKKIEEKKQDTAADMTELGLVNE; via the coding sequence ATGACTATCCACTTAAATCGGGGGCATATATTAGCCCTTCTATTAGTTTTCATCCTGGCAGGCTGGATAATTATTGGCCTTAGCAGTGAAACAGAAGAATATAGCAACCCTCGCCCCCTAGTGATGGAGCATGGTTTACGCAAAGTTCAAGTAGAGCGCATGCAAGGCACATTGGTCGAACGTTCGATAACGATTTCTGGTAAAACAGCCGCAAATCGCAGCGTCGAATTAAAATCTGAAATTCGCAGTAAGGTAAAAGCAGTACACAAGCAAAAAGGCGAAAACGTTAAAAAAGGCGACCTCATCGTTGAGCTCGATGCCCGCGACTGGCCAGCCCGCGTAGAACAAACCAAAGCGAGCTTACGTCAATATGCGCTGGAATTAGATAGCGCTAAAAAGCTGATAAAAAAAGGGTTATATAATAAATCTCAACTAGCTCAAGCTGAAACAGCACTCGCCAATGCAAAAGCCGACTTAACCAATGCTCAGATTAATCTTGAAGCCAGCCGCATTACCGCACCGTTCGATGGCATTGTTGATCAACGCTATGTTGAATTGGGTGATTATGTAAAAGAAAATACCGAAATTGTTAAAATTTTAGACTTCTCACCCTATTTAGTGATTGGTCACGTTGCAGAAAAAGACGCGTCCTTTATCAATATAGGCGATCGTGCTGAAGCATTACTGGTCACGGGTGATGTCATCAAAGGACATATTCGCTTTATTGCCGCCGAAGCCGATAGCCAAACCCGTACTTTCCCCATTGAAATGGAAGTCATTAATCCATCAGGCTCAATGACCAGTGGCTTAACCGCTAAATTACTGGTTGCTCAGCCGAAACAGTTTGCTCACGAAATTTCTCCGGCATTATTGATTCTTAATAATCAAGGACACCTCGGAATAAAAGGCATCACGCCTGATAATAAAGTTATCTTCCACAGCATCAATATTTTAAAAGCTGAAAGTACCGGTATTTGGATCACAGGCCTAGAAGAAGAAACACAGATAATTACTGTTGGCCAAGGTTTTGTCGATTATGGCGAAGAAGTAACACCTGTGTATAAAAAGATTGAAGAAAAAAAGCAAGACACAGCAGCTGATATGACAGAGTTGGGGCTAGTGAATGAATAA
- a CDS encoding 3-hydroxyacyl-CoA dehydrogenase: MIYDGTAITVKMIEDGIAELNFNLDGESVNKFNRVTLENLKAATDAIKGNSDVKGVLVTSGKDCFIVGADITEFGEAFKLPEEEIVEWIVEGNQIFNAIEDLPVPTLTAINGIALGGGFEMCLATDFRVMSEKAKVGLPEVKLGLMPGFGGTVRLSRVIGADNAIEWICMGAENRADKALKMGAVDAVVAPEAVREQSIAMLQSAIAGELDFEARRAVKTGKGLLDSMESMMVFETAKGFVKGQTKGHYPAPIEAIKVMQKHHNLTRDKAQAVEAKGFAKLAKTTESAALIGLFNNDQLLKKKAKEYDAIAKPVNKAAVLGAGIMGGGIAYISALKGTPILMKDIAEAGIELGLNEANKLLSKRVERKKMKPLAMGEALNRIRPTLSYAEFGDVDIVVEAVVENPKVKGIVLAEVEQHVGENAIIASNTSTISIDFLAKSVKRPENFLGMHFFNPVHMMPLVEIIRGEKTSEEAVATTVAYAKKMGKTPVVVNDCPGFLVNRVLFPYFGGFAGLMKDGADFRQIDKVMEKFGFPMGPAYLMDVVGIDTGKHANDVMAEGFPERMKADFTSAMDVLYENGFYGQKNNKGFYTYVEDKKGKPKKVFDESILELLAPVLGEAREFSAEEIIARCMIPMCNEVVRCLEEGIVDTAAEADMALVFGVGFPPFRGGALRYIDTVGLANFVELADKYKDISPLYHVTDKMREMAANGESYFG; encoded by the coding sequence ATGATTTACGACGGTACAGCCATCACGGTGAAAATGATTGAAGACGGCATCGCCGAACTTAACTTCAATCTAGATGGAGAGTCTGTTAACAAGTTTAACCGAGTGACTCTTGAAAATTTAAAAGCAGCTACTGATGCCATTAAAGGCAACAGCGATGTTAAAGGTGTTTTAGTAACCTCAGGTAAAGATTGCTTTATCGTAGGTGCTGATATCACTGAATTCGGTGAAGCGTTCAAGCTTCCTGAAGAAGAAATCGTTGAGTGGATTGTTGAAGGCAACCAGATTTTCAATGCTATTGAAGATTTGCCAGTTCCTACTCTTACAGCCATCAACGGTATTGCGTTGGGCGGCGGTTTTGAAATGTGCTTAGCGACTGACTTCCGAGTTATGTCTGAAAAAGCCAAAGTAGGTTTGCCTGAAGTGAAACTGGGTCTTATGCCTGGTTTCGGCGGTACAGTTCGTCTGTCTCGTGTAATTGGTGCTGATAATGCGATCGAATGGATCTGCATGGGCGCTGAGAACCGTGCTGATAAAGCTCTGAAAATGGGTGCTGTTGACGCTGTTGTTGCTCCTGAAGCGGTTCGTGAACAGTCTATCGCTATGTTGCAGTCTGCAATCGCTGGCGAGTTAGACTTTGAAGCACGTCGCGCTGTTAAGACGGGCAAAGGTCTTTTAGACTCGATGGAAAGCATGATGGTTTTCGAAACTGCTAAAGGTTTCGTGAAAGGTCAGACTAAGGGTCATTACCCTGCGCCAATCGAAGCGATCAAGGTTATGCAAAAGCATCACAACCTTACTCGTGATAAAGCGCAAGCTGTTGAAGCAAAAGGTTTCGCTAAGTTAGCTAAGACAACTGAGTCTGCTGCACTTATCGGTTTGTTCAATAACGATCAGTTGTTGAAGAAAAAAGCCAAAGAATATGATGCCATTGCTAAGCCAGTTAATAAGGCTGCAGTATTAGGCGCAGGTATTATGGGCGGTGGTATCGCTTATATTTCTGCACTAAAAGGCACACCAATCCTAATGAAAGATATCGCAGAAGCGGGTATCGAGTTAGGTTTGAACGAAGCAAACAAACTTCTTTCTAAGCGCGTTGAGCGTAAGAAAATGAAGCCTCTTGCAATGGGTGAAGCGCTTAACCGTATCCGTCCTACTTTGTCTTATGCAGAGTTTGGTGACGTTGATATCGTGGTTGAAGCGGTTGTTGAAAACCCTAAAGTTAAGGGCATCGTTTTAGCAGAAGTAGAGCAGCATGTTGGCGAAAACGCTATCATCGCTTCTAACACTTCTACTATCTCTATCGATTTCTTGGCTAAGAGTGTTAAGCGTCCTGAAAACTTCTTGGGTATGCACTTCTTTAACCCAGTACATATGATGCCTCTAGTAGAGATCATCCGTGGTGAGAAGACGTCTGAAGAAGCGGTTGCAACGACTGTAGCTTATGCTAAGAAAATGGGTAAGACCCCTGTAGTTGTTAACGATTGCCCAGGTTTCTTGGTTAACCGTGTATTGTTCCCATACTTCGGCGGTTTCGCTGGCCTTATGAAAGACGGTGCTGATTTCCGTCAAATCGATAAGGTTATGGAGAAGTTCGGTTTCCCAATGGGTCCTGCTTATTTGATGGATGTTGTTGGTATTGATACCGGCAAACACGCCAACGATGTTATGGCTGAAGGTTTCCCAGAGCGCATGAAAGCTGACTTTACATCTGCTATGGATGTATTGTACGAAAACGGTTTCTACGGTCAGAAAAATAACAAGGGTTTCTATACCTACGTTGAAGATAAGAAGGGCAAGCCGAAGAAAGTTTTCGATGAGTCTATTCTTGAGTTGCTTGCACCTGTATTGGGTGAAGCACGTGAATTCAGCGCTGAAGAAATCATTGCTCGCTGCATGATCCCAATGTGTAACGAAGTTGTTCGTTGTCTTGAAGAAGGCATCGTAGATACAGCTGCTGAAGCGGATATGGCTTTGGTATTCGGCGTTGGTTTCCCTCCATTCCGTGGTGGTGCTCTACGTTACATCGACACAGTGGGTCTTGCTAACTTCGTTGAACTTGCTGATAAGTACAAAGACATTAGCCCTCTATACCACGTAACTGACAAGATGCGTGAAATGGCTGCTAATGGCGAAAGCTACTTCGGTTAA
- the rbn gene encoding tRNA-processing ribonuclease BN encodes MKATFQNLVQKIQQQAGIALLMAAIKRFSALEHKAHAAALTYTTLFALVPLLTVTYSVLSMIPSLQDNRSDIEQLMIGNLVPSSGDVLMGYLHQFSQQAQKLTVVGIILLAVTAFMMLRSIENTFNQVWLLKRGRKGLSSFLLYWGILSLGPLMLSAGIAASSYFASLSLWQEDWVPTYGTMALGLLIPYTTSFFAFTLIYWAVPNCNVPLKHAAIGGSLVALFFEIGQEIFAEVTTLFPSYQLIYGAFAAVPLFLMWLYLSWLLILFGAEIVYQLGAGRLNEQDELANVDHTLALHLLSMLHAQQVKGEGLSLIDFKQSISHNKAKRTGYGSLRKTLTYLEKLKLIIIKENEHYFLIRDLNQYTLYDYLKHIAPKKWLDLVNSDLFQNAANLDVVGSNGRGLTSAGLIELKQTLIHEQSELKKGMSIGLDIYLSSKINSTVNSTVAIDNDIVHESKNVQDSNDESKK; translated from the coding sequence GTGAAGGCAACATTTCAGAATCTTGTGCAAAAAATACAGCAGCAAGCCGGCATTGCTTTATTAATGGCCGCGATTAAACGATTTTCCGCTTTAGAACATAAAGCGCATGCGGCGGCGTTAACGTATACCACTTTATTTGCCCTTGTGCCGTTATTGACCGTGACATACTCCGTATTATCGATGATTCCTTCATTACAGGATAATCGCAGTGATATAGAACAACTAATGATCGGCAACCTTGTGCCCTCATCGGGTGATGTGTTGATGGGCTATTTGCACCAATTCTCGCAGCAAGCACAGAAGCTTACGGTAGTTGGTATCATCTTATTAGCGGTCACCGCGTTTATGATGTTGCGCAGCATTGAAAATACCTTCAATCAAGTTTGGTTATTAAAACGAGGCAGAAAAGGGCTATCAAGTTTCTTACTTTACTGGGGGATTCTGAGTTTAGGGCCATTAATGCTCAGTGCTGGCATTGCCGCGAGTTCTTATTTTGCTTCGTTGAGTTTATGGCAAGAGGATTGGGTGCCTACTTATGGCACTATGGCTTTAGGATTACTGATTCCTTATACCACCAGTTTTTTTGCGTTTACTTTAATCTATTGGGCCGTACCGAATTGTAATGTGCCTTTAAAGCATGCGGCGATTGGCGGCAGTTTGGTCGCTTTATTTTTTGAAATAGGGCAGGAAATATTTGCTGAAGTAACGACACTTTTTCCCTCTTATCAGTTGATTTATGGAGCGTTTGCAGCGGTTCCTTTGTTTTTAATGTGGTTGTATCTTTCTTGGTTGTTGATTTTATTTGGTGCGGAAATTGTTTATCAACTGGGGGCTGGGCGTCTGAATGAACAAGATGAATTAGCGAATGTCGATCATACGTTGGCGCTGCATTTATTATCCATGTTGCATGCTCAGCAAGTTAAGGGCGAGGGCTTGTCGTTGATCGATTTTAAACAATCGATTTCGCACAATAAAGCGAAAAGAACAGGATATGGCAGTTTGCGAAAAACTCTCACGTATTTAGAAAAATTAAAATTAATTATTATAAAAGAAAATGAACATTACTTTCTAATACGCGACCTGAATCAATACACTTTATACGATTACTTAAAGCACATAGCGCCTAAAAAATGGTTAGATTTGGTTAATTCAGACCTTTTTCAGAATGCTGCGAATTTAGATGTCGTAGGTTCGAATGGTAGGGGATTAACGTCAGCTGGGTTAATAGAACTAAAACAAACTCTTATCCATGAACAGAGCGAACTAAAGAAAGGTATGTCGATAGGGTTGGATATTTATTTATCGTCAAAAATAAATAGTACAGTAAATAGCACAGTAGCCATCGATAATGACATTGTTCATGAAAGTAAGAACGTCCAAGACAGTAATGATGAGAGTAAAAAATAA